The Amycolatopsis sp. 195334CR genome includes a window with the following:
- a CDS encoding fumarylacetoacetate hydrolase family protein: protein MTTEYRRILLDGTPTEVRREGDRLRAPDGRTVAAETAIHLPPVSPSKIIAVHLNHRSRFEEFCAKPRTAPTYFHKPVSTLTGHNGHVVRPEGCKWLNYEGEIAVVIGRTARNISVAEAPAYIRGYTLANDLGLHDFRDTDEGSMLRVKGADTLCPLGPGLVEGWDPRGRWLRTRVNGKVVQEGTTDEMTWDMHYLVADIARLITLQPGDVLLTGTPANSRPIQPGDTVEISADGLGVLRNTVVTGPVPVTGPIGAQPTESEQVLSTAQGGDWEFRGIRPPHPA from the coding sequence ATGACCACCGAATACCGCAGGATCCTGCTGGACGGCACCCCCACCGAAGTCCGCCGCGAGGGCGACCGGCTTCGAGCCCCGGACGGCCGCACCGTCGCCGCGGAGACCGCCATCCACCTGCCCCCGGTGAGTCCCTCCAAGATCATCGCCGTACACCTCAACCACCGCAGCCGCTTCGAGGAGTTCTGCGCCAAACCACGCACAGCACCGACTTATTTCCACAAACCGGTGTCCACCCTGACCGGCCACAACGGCCACGTGGTGCGGCCGGAGGGGTGCAAGTGGCTGAACTACGAGGGTGAGATCGCCGTGGTCATCGGCCGGACCGCCCGCAACATCAGCGTGGCCGAGGCCCCGGCGTACATCCGGGGTTACACGCTGGCCAACGACCTCGGCCTGCACGACTTCCGCGACACCGACGAAGGCTCGATGCTGCGGGTCAAGGGCGCGGACACGCTGTGCCCGCTGGGGCCGGGGCTGGTCGAAGGCTGGGACCCGCGCGGCCGGTGGCTGCGGACGCGGGTGAACGGCAAGGTGGTCCAGGAAGGGACCACGGACGAGATGACGTGGGACATGCACTACCTGGTGGCGGACATCGCCCGGCTGATCACCCTGCAGCCGGGGGACGTCCTGCTGACCGGCACCCCGGCGAACTCACGCCCGATCCAGCCCGGCGACACGGTAGAGATCTCCGCGGACGGCCTGGGCGTCCTGCGGAACACCGTGGTCACCGGCCCGGTCCCGGTCACCGGCCCGATCGGCGCGCAACCCACGGAATCCGAACAAGTCCTCTCCACCGCCCAAGGCGGCGACTGGGAATTCCGCGGCATCCGCCCGCCACACCCCGCCTGA
- a CDS encoding MFS transporter, whose protein sequence is MSAAGPRRWWVLFALCLTLFMTVLDNTVVNVAIPSIIEQLGATTADVQWMVNAYTVAVGSLAVAAGGIADRVGYRAMWLLGLALFAGFSVLAVTATAPAQLIVARAGMGVGGACVIPATLAVLTRVFDEADRPRAIGIWTAVAAGGQALGPLVGGVLLVEFPWQAVFALNLPIAVLCLVFARSWVPEFRGTGGRRPDVAGALLSAAAMVGIGWAIIAAPGRGWTAPEVLAALVLGVLLLVAFVRHELRTREPMLDMALFRVPAFRLSVVTSLLAAFGLAGSIFLLTQHLQLNFGYSPLDAGVRTLPMAAGLLVCGSLVSARAGARLGAARGITTGMALAAAGLASIALVPSSAGYPALAPGLLAAGCGLGIAGPLVANALLGSVPPEQTGAASGVQGMVHETGASLGVAVLGAVSAALFTWRLPGDLEAGSLAEALGRAESGGQAEHARSAFAGAISAAQLTGAGLVLLCGVVAWFLPRTEPAVTAGRTTNTGGQQ, encoded by the coding sequence ATGAGCGCGGCCGGGCCCCGGCGCTGGTGGGTGCTGTTCGCCCTGTGCCTGACGCTGTTCATGACCGTGCTGGACAACACGGTGGTCAACGTGGCGATCCCGTCGATCATCGAGCAGCTCGGCGCGACCACCGCGGACGTCCAGTGGATGGTGAACGCCTACACCGTCGCGGTCGGCTCGCTGGCCGTGGCGGCGGGCGGGATCGCCGACCGCGTCGGCTACCGGGCGATGTGGCTGCTCGGGCTGGCGTTGTTCGCCGGGTTCTCCGTGCTCGCGGTGACCGCGACCGCGCCGGCGCAGCTGATCGTGGCCAGGGCGGGCATGGGGGTCGGCGGCGCGTGTGTCATCCCGGCCACGCTCGCCGTGCTCACCCGGGTGTTCGACGAGGCGGACCGGCCGCGCGCGATCGGCATCTGGACCGCGGTGGCCGCGGGCGGGCAGGCGCTCGGGCCGCTGGTCGGCGGGGTGCTGCTGGTCGAGTTCCCGTGGCAGGCGGTGTTCGCGCTGAACCTCCCGATCGCGGTGCTGTGCCTGGTCTTCGCCCGGTCGTGGGTGCCGGAGTTCCGCGGTACGGGCGGCCGGCGGCCGGACGTGGCGGGCGCGCTGCTCTCGGCCGCGGCCATGGTCGGCATCGGCTGGGCGATCATCGCCGCGCCGGGCCGGGGCTGGACGGCGCCCGAGGTGCTGGCCGCGCTGGTGCTCGGGGTGCTCCTGCTGGTGGCCTTCGTCCGGCACGAACTGCGCACCCGCGAGCCGATGCTGGACATGGCGTTGTTCCGGGTGCCCGCGTTCCGGCTGTCGGTGGTCACCAGCCTGCTCGCCGCCTTCGGCCTGGCCGGCTCGATCTTCCTGCTCACCCAGCACCTGCAGCTCAACTTCGGTTACTCACCGCTGGACGCCGGGGTGCGCACGCTGCCGATGGCCGCCGGGCTCCTGGTCTGCGGCAGCCTGGTCAGCGCCCGTGCCGGCGCCCGGCTCGGCGCCGCCCGCGGGATCACCACCGGGATGGCGCTGGCCGCCGCCGGACTGGCCAGCATCGCGCTGGTGCCCTCGTCGGCGGGTTATCCGGCACTGGCACCCGGACTGCTCGCCGCGGGCTGCGGGCTCGGCATCGCCGGGCCGCTGGTGGCGAACGCGCTGCTCGGCTCGGTGCCGCCGGAACAGACCGGGGCGGCCTCGGGCGTGCAGGGCATGGTGCACGAAACCGGGGCGTCCCTCGGGGTGGCGGTGCTCGGCGCGGTGAGCGCGGCGCTGTTCACCTGGCGCCTGCCCGGTGATCTCGAAGCGGGTTCCCTGGCCGAGGCGCTCGGCCGCGCGGAGTCCGGCGGACAGGCCGAGCACGCGCGCTCGGCCTTCGCCGGGGCGATCTCGGCGGCACAGCTCACCGGGGCCGGGCTGGTCCTGCTCTGCGGGGTGGTGGCCTGGTTCCTGCCCCGAACCGAACCGGCCGTGACGGCCGGGCGAACGACGAACACCGGAGGACAGCAGTGA
- a CDS encoding SDR family NAD(P)-dependent oxidoreductase: MSTPLAGRTAIVSGSSRGIGRGVAERLAAEGAAVVVNGMDKRAVDDTVAAITEAGGAAVACVGDVTADGFPEHFVQIAVREFGSLDIVVNNAGFPWDNVIQKTTDEQWDTVLDTHLKAPFRILRAAQPVLRGQVREDDEKGRRVHRKVVNVSSIAGIFGNVGQAGYASAKAGILGLTKTLAKEWGRYRVNVNSVAFGLIDTRLIRAVGENDTITVGDREIPIGINEEVLERIRSTVALGRFGTVAEAAGSIYLFCGPDSDYVTGEVLTCGGGVTI, from the coding sequence GTGAGCACACCACTGGCGGGCAGGACCGCGATCGTCTCGGGGTCCAGCCGGGGCATCGGGCGCGGGGTCGCCGAACGGCTGGCGGCCGAAGGCGCCGCTGTCGTGGTCAACGGCATGGACAAGCGCGCGGTGGACGACACCGTGGCCGCGATCACCGAGGCGGGCGGCGCCGCGGTGGCGTGCGTCGGCGACGTCACCGCGGACGGGTTCCCCGAACACTTCGTGCAGATCGCCGTCCGCGAGTTCGGCTCGCTGGACATCGTGGTGAACAACGCCGGGTTCCCGTGGGACAACGTGATCCAGAAAACCACCGACGAGCAGTGGGACACCGTGCTCGACACGCACCTGAAGGCGCCGTTCCGCATTCTGCGCGCCGCCCAGCCGGTGTTGCGGGGGCAGGTCCGCGAGGACGACGAAAAAGGCCGCCGGGTGCACCGGAAGGTGGTCAACGTTTCCTCGATCGCCGGGATTTTCGGCAATGTCGGGCAGGCCGGGTACGCCTCGGCGAAGGCGGGCATCCTCGGGCTGACCAAAACCCTGGCCAAGGAATGGGGCCGCTACCGCGTCAACGTGAACTCGGTGGCGTTCGGGCTGATCGACACCCGGCTGATCCGCGCGGTCGGTGAGAACGACACGATCACCGTCGGCGACCGGGAAATCCCCATCGGCATCAACGAGGAGGTGCTCGAACGGATCCGGTCGACGGTGGCGCTGGGCCGGTTCGGCACGGTGGCCGAGGCGGCCGGGTCGATCTACCTTTTCTGCGGGCCCGATTCCGATTACGTCACCGGGGAGGTGCTGACCTGCGGGGGCGGGGTCACCATTTGA
- a CDS encoding gamma-glutamylcyclotransferase family protein, which translates to MERLPVFVYGTLRSGQRNHGLIAERVAERFPARVSGLGLFGDRIPFALERPGQQVIGELMVLTEAGYEAAMADLDRLERYHPDRPADCLYTRVTRPVAYLAANGEWAEVPAWLYLTGEAAAGRYDENVPILGGDWVAVQV; encoded by the coding sequence GTGGAACGGCTTCCGGTTTTTGTGTACGGGACCCTGCGCAGCGGGCAGCGCAACCACGGGCTGATCGCGGAGCGGGTGGCCGAGCGGTTCCCGGCCAGAGTGAGCGGGCTCGGCCTGTTCGGGGACCGGATCCCGTTCGCGCTGGAACGGCCGGGGCAGCAGGTGATCGGTGAGCTGATGGTGCTCACCGAGGCCGGCTACGAGGCGGCGATGGCCGACCTGGACCGGCTGGAGCGGTACCACCCCGACCGTCCCGCGGACTGCCTGTACACGCGGGTGACGCGGCCGGTCGCCTACCTCGCGGCGAACGGGGAGTGGGCGGAGGTGCCCGCTTGGCTGTACCTGACGGGAGAGGCGGCGGCGGGGCGGTACGACGAAAACGTGCCGATTCTGGGTGGGGATTGGGTGGCTGTCCAGGTGTGA
- a CDS encoding 3-oxoacyl-ACP synthase III family protein → MSTGILGAAGYLPPRVVGNDQVGAWVGQEPSWILERTGVVERHYAADDVSTSDIACLAVEKLYEGCQEKRASVGAVILGTSTPDHNFPSTAAIVQGRMGLGRAFAFDLSAACSGYVFSFVMAHSLLCADPSLDEVLVIGSDTISKVLYKPDRKTVTVFGDGAAATRVGRVPDGYGLLAHSLITDGCNADFVGQPAGGSRRPLDAETVDSRERYMVMNGRPVREYFEDVVPKLVHEVAEQAGVSLDQIDHFVFHQANPQMLADCIETMGLDPAKCPVPGVYSGNTGSASIPLVLSQLEAKRGDLVMMAAIGSGMTAGAAVLRWY, encoded by the coding sequence ATGTCCACAGGAATTCTCGGCGCCGCCGGTTATCTGCCGCCCCGGGTGGTCGGCAACGACCAGGTGGGTGCCTGGGTCGGGCAGGAGCCGTCCTGGATCCTCGAACGCACCGGGGTGGTCGAGCGGCACTACGCCGCCGACGACGTGTCCACTTCGGACATCGCCTGCCTCGCGGTGGAGAAGCTGTACGAGGGCTGCCAGGAGAAGCGGGCCAGCGTCGGCGCGGTCATCCTCGGCACCAGCACGCCGGACCACAACTTCCCGTCCACCGCGGCGATCGTGCAGGGCCGGATGGGGCTGGGCCGGGCGTTCGCGTTCGACCTGAGCGCCGCCTGCTCCGGGTACGTGTTCTCGTTCGTGATGGCGCACTCGCTGCTGTGTGCCGACCCGTCGCTGGACGAGGTGCTGGTCATCGGGTCCGACACGATTTCGAAGGTGCTCTACAAGCCCGACCGCAAGACGGTCACGGTGTTCGGCGACGGTGCGGCCGCCACCCGGGTGGGCCGCGTGCCGGACGGTTACGGTCTGCTCGCGCACTCCCTGATCACCGACGGGTGCAACGCCGACTTCGTCGGCCAGCCCGCCGGTGGCAGCCGCCGCCCGCTCGACGCGGAGACGGTGGATTCGCGTGAGCGGTACATGGTGATGAACGGGCGCCCGGTGCGAGAGTACTTCGAGGACGTGGTGCCGAAGCTGGTGCACGAGGTGGCCGAGCAGGCAGGGGTCTCGCTGGACCAGATCGACCACTTCGTCTTCCACCAGGCGAACCCGCAGATGCTGGCGGACTGCATCGAGACGATGGGGCTGGACCCGGCGAAGTGCCCGGTGCCCGGGGTCTACAGCGGGAACACCGGTTCGGCGTCGATCCCGCTGGTGCTGAGCCAGCTGGAGGCCAAGCGGGGTGACCTGGTGATGATGGCGGCGATCGGGTCCGGGATGACGGCGGGCGCGGCTGTGCTGCGCTGGTACTGA